Proteins from a genomic interval of Pseudomonas sp. RC10:
- the exbB gene encoding tonB-system energizer ExbB, with protein MTRTQSPASPTMSSGLPRAVRALAAVLFSLMLTPIAFADSNAPAQTPAVQSAAPTATPVDTSAAPAVQDPAAPTESLEAAAQDNSLGMSHDLSPWGMYKNADIVVKAVMIGLAIASIITWTIWIAKGFELLGAKRRLKGEIAALKRARTLDEASAGAKKQGTLANLLVHDALEEMHLSVNSREREGIKERVSFRLERLVAACGRNMSMGTGVLATIGSTAPFVGLFGTVWGIMNSFIGIAKTQTTNLAVVAPGIAEALLATALGLVAAIPAVVIYNVFARSIAGYKAQVSDASAQVLLLVSRDLDHQPAVERAQQPHMVKMG; from the coding sequence ATGACACGCACTCAATCCCCCGCTTCCCCCACTATGTCTTCAGGTCTGCCACGCGCAGTTCGTGCACTCGCAGCGGTGTTGTTCAGCCTGATGCTGACACCCATCGCCTTCGCCGACTCCAATGCCCCCGCGCAAACGCCTGCCGTGCAATCGGCCGCGCCAACCGCCACCCCAGTGGACACCTCGGCAGCGCCTGCCGTTCAAGACCCTGCCGCACCGACCGAGTCGCTTGAAGCCGCTGCACAAGACAACAGCCTGGGTATGTCCCATGACCTGTCGCCGTGGGGCATGTACAAAAACGCCGACATCGTCGTCAAAGCCGTGATGATCGGCCTGGCCATCGCCTCGATCATCACGTGGACCATCTGGATCGCCAAAGGCTTCGAACTGCTGGGCGCCAAGCGTCGCCTCAAGGGCGAAATCGCCGCCCTCAAACGCGCGCGTACTCTGGACGAAGCCAGCGCCGGTGCCAAGAAGCAAGGCACGCTCGCCAATCTTCTGGTTCATGACGCCCTCGAAGAAATGCACCTGTCGGTGAACAGCCGCGAACGCGAGGGCATCAAGGAACGCGTCAGCTTCCGTCTGGAGCGTCTGGTTGCCGCGTGCGGTCGCAACATGAGCATGGGCACCGGCGTACTCGCCACCATCGGTTCCACCGCGCCGTTCGTGGGCCTGTTCGGCACCGTGTGGGGCATCATGAACAGCTTCATCGGCATCGCCAAGACTCAGACCACCAACCTCGCCGTCGTAGCGCCAGGTATCGCCGAAGCCCTGCTCGCTACGGCACTGGGTCTGGTCGCCGCGATTCCGGCGGTGGTGATCTACAACGTCTTCGCCCGCTCCATCGCAGGCTATAAGGCGCAAGTGTCCGATGCCTCGGCACAGGTTCTGTTGCTCGTCAGCCGCGATCTGGATCACCAGCCCGCCGTTGAACGTGCCCAACAGCCGCACATGGTAAAAATGGGGTAA
- a CDS encoding SDR family oxidoreductase, protein MATPSVLIAGCGDIGGRLASRLLQQRWSVYGLRRNVAKLPQGVRGVSGDLFDARIPEQWPEGRIDYLVYCATPTERDEAGYRAAYVQGLRNVLGWIARSGQKPRRVLFVSSSSVYGQQHGEWIDETSPAEASGFSGQIMREAEQVALTSGWPASVVRLTGIYGPGRSDLMNRVRQGYSVAVEPPLYGNRIHADDAANLLAFLLQADADGRVLEDCYIGVDDAPAPLAEVVDWMRERLGVTQWSDENTVRRTGSKRCSNARARALGWVPQYASYKEGYEALLAGEAS, encoded by the coding sequence ATGGCAACGCCATCCGTTTTGATTGCCGGATGTGGCGACATCGGAGGGCGTCTGGCCTCCCGGTTGCTGCAACAGAGATGGTCGGTGTATGGACTGCGCAGGAACGTGGCGAAATTGCCGCAAGGCGTGCGGGGCGTCAGTGGTGATCTGTTCGATGCGCGGATTCCGGAGCAATGGCCTGAAGGGCGAATCGATTATCTGGTGTATTGCGCAACTCCCACGGAGCGGGATGAAGCGGGTTACCGGGCGGCGTACGTGCAGGGATTGCGCAACGTGCTGGGCTGGATCGCGCGCAGCGGGCAGAAACCACGGCGGGTGCTGTTCGTATCAAGCAGCAGTGTGTATGGGCAGCAGCATGGAGAATGGATTGACGAAACCTCTCCAGCCGAGGCTTCAGGATTTTCCGGACAGATCATGCGCGAGGCCGAACAGGTAGCGCTCACCAGCGGCTGGCCTGCGAGTGTCGTCCGTCTCACCGGCATTTACGGGCCGGGTCGCAGTGATTTGATGAACCGGGTACGTCAAGGCTACAGCGTGGCTGTCGAGCCGCCTTTGTATGGCAACCGAATTCACGCCGATGATGCGGCAAATCTGTTGGCGTTTCTGCTCCAGGCCGATGCTGACGGGAGGGTGCTGGAGGACTGCTACATCGGTGTCGACGATGCCCCCGCGCCGTTGGCGGAGGTGGTGGACTGGATGCGTGAGCGGCTGGGCGTTACGCAGTGGTCGGACGAAAACACCGTCCGCCGCACGGGCAGCAAACGTTGCAGCAACGCCAGGGCAAGAGCGCTGGGCTGGGTGCCGCAGTACGCGAGTTATAAAGAGGGGTATGAGGCGCTGTTGGCGGGGGAAGCCTCGTAA
- a CDS encoding RidA family protein: MSKTVISSDKAPAAIGTYSQAIKAGNTVYMSGQIPLDPKTMELVEGFEAQTVQVFENLKAVAEAAGGSFKDIVKLNIFLTDLSHFAKVNEIMGKYFEQPYPARAAIGVAALPRGAQVEMDAVLVIE; this comes from the coding sequence ATGAGCAAGACCGTTATCTCCAGCGACAAAGCCCCTGCCGCCATCGGCACGTATTCTCAGGCGATCAAAGCTGGCAATACCGTCTACATGTCCGGCCAGATTCCTCTGGACCCGAAAACCATGGAACTGGTCGAAGGCTTCGAAGCCCAGACCGTTCAGGTGTTCGAAAACCTGAAGGCCGTGGCTGAAGCGGCAGGCGGTTCGTTCAAGGACATCGTCAAGCTGAACATCTTCCTGACCGACCTGAGCCACTTCGCCAAGGTCAACGAAATCATGGGCAAATACTTCGAACAGCCTTACCCGGCCCGTGCTGCCATCGGCGTTGCCGCGCTGCCACGTGGCGCCCAGGTCGAAATGGACGCTGTGCTGGTCATCGAGTAA
- the exbD gene encoding TonB system transport protein ExbD, which produces MGLHLNEGGDDLAENHEINVTPFIDVMLVLLIIFMVAAPLATVDIKVDLPASTAKPAPRPEKPVFLSVKADQSLYLGDEKVVREQIGQVLDAKTKGKKDTTIFFQADKGVDYGDLMEVMNLLRGSGYLKVGLVGLETVGKK; this is translated from the coding sequence ATGGGCCTGCATCTTAACGAAGGTGGCGACGACCTCGCCGAGAACCACGAAATCAACGTGACGCCGTTCATCGACGTCATGCTGGTGCTGCTGATCATCTTCATGGTGGCGGCGCCTCTGGCCACGGTCGACATCAAGGTCGACCTGCCCGCCTCCACGGCGAAACCCGCGCCCCGACCCGAGAAGCCTGTCTTCCTGAGCGTCAAGGCCGACCAGAGCCTGTACCTGGGCGACGAAAAGGTCGTCCGCGAGCAGATCGGTCAGGTGCTGGACGCCAAGACAAAGGGCAAGAAGGACACGACGATCTTCTTCCAGGCCGACAAAGGCGTGGATTACGGCGATCTGATGGAGGTGATGAACCTCCTGCGCGGGTCCGGTTACCTGAAAGTCGGCCTGGTGGGTCTTGAGACGGTTGGTAAGAAATGA